In Methanobacterium petrolearium, one genomic interval encodes:
- the uvrB gene encoding excinuclease ABC subunit UvrB: MKKFELVSSYKPLGDQPKAIKSLSEGVKSGMKHQTLLGVTGSGKTFTMANVIKKVHKPTLVISHNKTLAAQLYEEFKELFPNNAVEYFVSYYDYYQPEAYVPQTDTYIDKESSINEEIDMMRHSTTQSLLSREDVIVVASVSCIYGIGAPEDYGNLVLMLEVGQQIDREEILSKLVKMQYERNDVDFARGKFRVRGDVVEIFPAQGKTPIRIELFGDEVDSLSFIDHVRGQVTSKLEKVIIFPAKHFVTSPEKMNKALKAIEEELEDRLRVLEAENKLVEAQRLEQRTKFDLEMLREMGYCQGIENYSMHISGRNWGETPYSLLRYFPDDYLTIIDESHVTVPQIRGMYAGDRARKNVLVDYGFRLPSARENRPLNFEEFESLQNQVIYVSATPAKYELNLSQQVAEQIIRPTGLVDPEVILKPVQGQVDHLLVEIRKKIENHQRILVTTLTKRMAEDLTDYYARAGVKVRYLHSEISTLERIDIIDDLRRGEFDCLVGVNLLREGLDLPEVGLVGIMDADKEGFLRSESSLIQTIGRAARNVEGQVIIYADTITDSVRNAVDITNKRRKMQLKYNKDHGIIPRSTERTLKEKTKKTDVVMRDDVEKMPKDELRLLIKDLKEEMKKAATRLDFEEAANIRDKIMILEGVSD, from the coding sequence ATGAAAAAATTTGAACTTGTATCATCTTATAAACCTTTAGGAGACCAACCTAAGGCCATTAAATCATTATCTGAAGGTGTGAAGAGTGGAATGAAACACCAGACCCTTCTGGGAGTTACGGGTTCTGGTAAAACCTTCACCATGGCCAATGTAATTAAAAAAGTGCACAAACCAACTCTGGTAATATCCCACAATAAAACACTGGCAGCACAACTATATGAGGAGTTTAAGGAACTTTTCCCCAACAACGCCGTGGAATACTTTGTCAGCTACTATGACTATTATCAGCCAGAAGCTTATGTACCTCAAACAGATACCTACATTGACAAAGAATCTTCCATCAATGAAGAAATTGATATGATGCGGCACAGCACCACTCAATCACTTCTCAGTAGAGAAGATGTAATTGTGGTGGCTAGTGTGTCCTGTATTTATGGTATTGGTGCACCAGAAGACTATGGAAACCTAGTACTCATGTTAGAGGTGGGACAGCAAATAGATCGGGAGGAAATACTCTCCAAACTGGTCAAAATGCAGTATGAACGAAATGATGTTGATTTTGCCAGGGGAAAGTTCAGAGTACGTGGAGATGTGGTGGAAATCTTCCCGGCTCAGGGGAAAACCCCCATCCGGATCGAACTTTTCGGTGATGAAGTGGACAGCCTATCATTTATAGATCATGTAAGGGGTCAGGTCACCAGTAAACTGGAGAAAGTGATAATATTCCCTGCCAAACACTTTGTAACTTCACCTGAGAAAATGAACAAAGCCCTTAAAGCTATTGAAGAAGAATTGGAAGATAGATTGAGGGTTTTGGAGGCTGAAAACAAGCTCGTGGAAGCTCAACGCCTGGAACAGCGCACAAAATTTGACCTGGAGATGTTAAGGGAGATGGGTTACTGTCAGGGTATTGAAAACTACAGTATGCATATTTCAGGCCGTAACTGGGGGGAAACGCCCTACAGCCTCCTACGTTACTTTCCAGATGATTATCTGACCATAATTGACGAATCACACGTTACCGTGCCACAAATAAGGGGAATGTATGCTGGTGACCGGGCACGTAAAAATGTTCTAGTGGATTATGGATTCCGATTACCATCCGCCCGTGAAAACAGACCCCTGAATTTTGAAGAATTTGAAAGTCTCCAGAATCAGGTGATCTATGTTTCAGCAACACCTGCTAAGTACGAGTTGAATCTCAGCCAGCAGGTAGCAGAGCAGATTATCCGACCCACGGGTCTGGTTGATCCTGAAGTGATACTAAAACCAGTACAGGGACAGGTTGATCATTTACTGGTAGAGATCAGGAAAAAAATTGAAAACCATCAGAGAATACTGGTAACCACATTAACCAAACGTATGGCTGAAGACCTTACTGATTATTATGCACGTGCTGGTGTTAAGGTCCGTTATCTACACTCAGAGATAAGCACCCTTGAACGTATTGACATAATCGATGATCTACGTAGAGGTGAATTTGACTGCCTGGTTGGAGTTAACCTCCTCAGAGAGGGTTTAGACCTTCCAGAAGTTGGTCTGGTTGGCATCATGGATGCGGACAAGGAAGGATTTCTTCGCTCTGAATCATCACTTATACAGACCATTGGTCGGGCTGCACGTAACGTGGAAGGTCAGGTAATAATATACGCCGACACAATTACGGATTCAGTGCGTAACGCTGTGGATATTACCAACAAAAGGCGAAAAATGCAGTTAAAATACAATAAGGATCATGGTATTATTCCCAGGAGTACTGAGCGGACTCTAAAAGAAAAAACCAAAAAAACAGATGTTGTTATGCGTGACGATGTGGAAAAAATGCCTAAAGATGAATTACGTCTTTTAATTAAAGATTTAAAAGAAGAAATGAAAAAGGCAGCCACTCGGCTGGATTTTGAAGAAGCAGCTAACATTCGTGATAAAATTATGATTCTGGAAGGAGTTTCAGACTAA
- the uvrA gene encoding excinuclease ABC subunit UvrA, with the protein MNKKENILIKGAREHNLKNIDLEIPRDQLVVITGISGSGKSSLAFDTIYAEGQRRYVESLSAYARQFLGQMKKPEVDYIEGLSPAISIDQKTTRMNPRSTVGTVTEIYDYLRLLFARIGIPHCHQCGKTISQQTAGQIVDNILLEKEGSKIQILAPLVRDRKGEHQKVFQELRRKGFVRVRVDGEIHNLESEFQLEKNFKHSIEAVVDRLVIRYDRDFESRLADSVETALELGEGLLIVVYRTDENPKEKIYSEHFACTDCGINFEEISPRMFSFNSPHGACPECNGLGSKLEIDADLVVPDPELSLNEGAILPWSKSKHRDNYYGQMLRAVADHYNFSMDTPFKDLPSKYQEIILYGSPDKIEFVFQRKNRLHRVHRYFEGVLRRMERIYMETKSNYMRSYMGQFMSDRKCPACNGTRLRPESRSVTVGGKNIPQVVEMPIKDSFKFFDSLELSEREEFIGHEVLKEIKERLKFLKDVGLDYITLDRSSGSLSGGEAQRIRLATQIGSRLVGVLYILDEPSIGLHQRDNHQLIETLKKLRDIGNTLIVVEHDEDTILNADHVVDIGPGAGEHGGWITATGTPQDIMENPDSITGHYLSRQETIPIPSKRTVPNGNYLTVTGAREHNLQNIGVKFPMGVFTCITGVSGSGKSTLINDVLYKGLYGTLNHKHLNPGKHDAITGAEHVDKVIIIDQSPIGRTPRSNPATYTGVFTYIREIFAQTPTSKKRGYKPGRFSFNVKGGRCEACTGDGIIKIEMHFLADVYVPCEVCKGKRYNRETLEVRYKGKNISEVLDMTVEEALEFFENIPRIKKKLQTLDDVGLSYIKLGQPATTLSGGEAQRVKLAKELSRQSTGRTLYILDEPTTGLHFADIRKLLQVLGRLRDGGNTVLVIEHNLDVIKTADHIIDLGPEGGDGGGRVVAQGTPEEIAASGSYTGEFLKEVLNENSSSLNKEIEKRKEIDESKTRNHAK; encoded by the coding sequence ATGAATAAAAAAGAGAATATATTAATTAAGGGTGCTAGGGAGCACAATCTCAAAAATATAGATTTGGAGATTCCCCGAGACCAGTTAGTTGTTATTACTGGGATCAGTGGATCAGGGAAATCTTCTCTGGCCTTTGACACCATCTACGCTGAGGGGCAGAGACGTTATGTTGAATCACTATCAGCTTACGCCAGGCAGTTTCTGGGGCAGATGAAGAAACCAGAAGTGGATTACATTGAAGGTTTATCTCCTGCCATATCTATTGACCAGAAAACAACCAGAATGAACCCACGTTCTACTGTTGGAACTGTAACAGAGATTTATGATTATTTAAGACTTCTATTTGCACGTATAGGAATTCCACACTGCCATCAGTGTGGTAAAACCATCAGTCAACAGACAGCTGGCCAAATAGTAGACAACATACTACTGGAAAAAGAAGGTAGTAAAATCCAGATCCTGGCACCCCTAGTCAGGGACAGGAAGGGCGAACATCAAAAGGTCTTCCAAGAACTACGGCGTAAAGGATTTGTAAGGGTAAGGGTAGATGGGGAAATTCACAACCTGGAATCAGAGTTCCAACTGGAGAAAAATTTTAAACATAGCATAGAAGCAGTTGTGGATCGTTTGGTGATCCGTTACGATCGTGATTTTGAAAGCAGACTCGCTGATTCTGTGGAAACCGCCCTTGAACTAGGTGAAGGACTCTTAATCGTAGTTTACAGAACAGATGAAAATCCAAAAGAAAAGATCTACAGTGAACACTTCGCCTGCACTGACTGTGGAATCAACTTTGAAGAGATAAGCCCCAGAATGTTTTCATTTAACAGTCCCCATGGAGCCTGTCCAGAGTGTAATGGGCTGGGAAGTAAACTGGAGATCGATGCTGATCTGGTGGTTCCAGACCCTGAACTTTCATTGAATGAAGGGGCCATTCTACCATGGAGCAAATCTAAACACCGGGATAATTATTACGGACAGATGTTAAGGGCGGTGGCTGACCATTACAACTTCAGCATGGACACTCCCTTTAAAGATCTACCTTCTAAATATCAGGAAATTATTCTGTACGGCTCTCCAGATAAGATTGAATTTGTTTTCCAGAGGAAAAACCGTCTTCACCGGGTTCATCGTTATTTTGAGGGTGTCCTACGGCGTATGGAAAGAATCTATATGGAAACCAAATCCAATTATATGCGTAGCTATATGGGTCAGTTCATGAGTGACCGAAAATGTCCAGCCTGTAATGGAACTCGCCTGAGACCTGAAAGTCGTAGCGTGACAGTGGGAGGTAAAAACATTCCCCAAGTCGTTGAAATGCCTATTAAAGATTCATTTAAGTTTTTTGACTCCCTGGAGCTGTCAGAAAGGGAAGAGTTCATTGGTCATGAAGTTTTAAAGGAAATTAAAGAACGTTTAAAATTCTTAAAAGACGTTGGCCTGGATTACATCACCCTGGACAGGTCTTCTGGAAGCCTTTCAGGTGGAGAAGCTCAAAGAATACGTTTAGCTACACAGATCGGGTCAAGGTTGGTTGGTGTTCTCTACATTCTGGATGAGCCTAGTATTGGCCTTCACCAGCGAGATAACCATCAGCTAATTGAGACACTCAAGAAATTAAGGGATATTGGAAACACCCTCATTGTGGTGGAACATGATGAAGACACCATACTCAACGCTGATCATGTGGTGGATATTGGACCGGGAGCAGGAGAACATGGGGGCTGGATTACAGCAACTGGAACTCCCCAGGATATCATGGAAAACCCTGACTCCATAACTGGTCATTACCTATCCCGCCAAGAAACCATACCCATCCCATCTAAACGAACCGTGCCCAATGGTAATTATTTGACTGTGACTGGTGCCCGGGAACACAACCTTCAAAATATCGGTGTAAAATTCCCTATGGGTGTGTTCACGTGCATCACTGGAGTTTCCGGGTCAGGTAAGAGTACTCTCATAAATGATGTTCTCTACAAGGGATTGTATGGAACTTTAAACCACAAACACCTTAATCCGGGTAAACATGATGCCATTACTGGTGCAGAACATGTGGATAAAGTTATTATCATTGATCAGTCCCCTATTGGCCGAACTCCCCGTTCAAATCCGGCGACTTATACTGGAGTGTTCACATATATCAGGGAAATATTTGCCCAAACACCCACCTCCAAAAAGAGAGGTTACAAACCTGGAAGGTTCAGTTTCAATGTTAAAGGAGGAAGATGCGAGGCCTGCACCGGTGACGGGATAATCAAGATCGAAATGCACTTTTTAGCTGATGTTTACGTGCCATGCGAAGTCTGTAAAGGTAAAAGATACAATCGAGAGACCTTAGAAGTTCGTTATAAAGGAAAAAACATTTCTGAAGTATTGGACATGACTGTCGAAGAAGCACTAGAGTTTTTCGAGAATATTCCCCGTATAAAAAAGAAATTACAAACCCTTGATGATGTGGGACTCAGCTACATTAAATTAGGACAACCAGCCACCACCTTATCTGGAGGTGAGGCTCAGAGGGTTAAATTAGCCAAAGAATTAAGTCGTCAGAGCACTGGTCGCACCCTTTATATATTAGATGAACCCACCACTGGACTACACTTTGCAGATATCAGGAAACTATTGCAAGTTCTGGGACGACTTCGTGACGGTGGAAACACTGTTCTAGTTATTGAACACAACTTGGATGTGATAAAAACCGCCGACCATATTATTGATTTAGGACCAGAAGGCGGTGACGGAGGAGGAAGGGTAGTTGCCCAGGGTACACCTGAAGAAATCGCAGCCAGTGGATCTTACACAGGGGAATTCTTAAAAGAAGTCCTGAATGAAAATTCCAGTTCATTAAACAAAGAAATAGAAAAAAGAAAAGAGATTGATGAGTCTAAAACACGGAATCATGCCAAATAA